The genomic DNA TCAGCGACAACACCAGCAAACCGACCGGCTTGAAAAGGGGAGGGCAACTCCACCCGACCGGATAGCGCACCAATTGCTGACGGCTCGCCAACGATTAGCGGTTCCTGCAGCGCCTGTTGTGATTGAACCCTATGCAACTCGTCCGGAAACCGGTCATGCTTCGCGTAGGGCCGGTATGGGCCTTGGTCAGCGAAATAGAAAAGAATTCTTAGAGTTAACCGCGCGCGCGAGCGGCCACGATCTATTGGAATCGGATGCCGGTTATACCCGCGATGCCCAGATCGAGGTGCTGAGCATGGCTATTCGCTACTACCTGGATCATGGCGGCTGGCAACTTGACCGGTTAACCTTGCTTGATATTACTTCACTGACGCCCTTTGATCCACTGGCTCCACATCCGGCCTGGCGGATTCATATCGGCTGGCAACCCGCGCCCCAGGACGATTGCCCGGATTGTCGCACGTTCAATATCAACGGGAGTCTGGGAGTGGCGATGGAAACCAGTTGGCCAGGGCGCGCTTTATGGTTCGCCTTGCCGGAACTGGAGTTGGACTACAGCCCGGACTTGTCCAACGATTATCGCGCCGGGTGGGGAATAACCCTGGGAGCCTTGCTGCAACCAGCGACTAACTGGAAAATTCTGGCCCGCATCAATGGACTGAATTACCAATGGGGTGAAACCGGCACAATCTGGCAGACGACCGTGGGGCAGAATCTGGCGTTGGGACGCGATTGGGCTTTGCAGATGGAATGGCGCACTTTTAGAAAGACGCATGAGTTTGCGCTCGGTTTGCGCGCCTACTTTTGATGCTCGACTTTAAACAACTATTTGATTTTTCATGATCGTTAACCTTTGCAACCAGACAATGATCCAACGCCTCCTGTTTTTTTGCCTGTTTGGCTATAACGCAACAGTCGGGGCCGCCGGCATGGGGCTGGCCGATGCCTGGCATTTGCTGGCGCGCACCGGCTTTGGACCGACCTGGCCGGAGATTCGGGAATTCGCCGCGCTGTCCCGGACCGAAGGCATTGATCGGTTGCTGACTGCCAGTCGCGTGCAAGCCGTAACGCCACCGCCTGCCTGGGTTGCGGTTTACCCACCACCGGTGGCGCTACGCGACCTGAGTCCGCAAGAACAGCAACGACGCCAGCAGGTCAAGCGCGAGCAAGGGCGGGAATTGCGCGTCTGGTGGCTGACCGAAATGCGGAATGCGCCAACGCCGCTTACCGAACACATGACGCTGTTCTGGCACAACCATTTCACTTCCGCTCTGCCCAAGGTCAGTTCGCCGGTGCTGATGTACCGGCAGAACGTCCTGCTGCGGCATCACGCGCTAAGACGGTTTGATGTGCTGCTGCACGAGATCGCCAAGGATCCCGCCATGCTGATCTATCTGGATGGCGCAGTGAACCGCAAGCGCCAACCGAACGAAAATTTTGCGCGGGAAGTGATGGAGTTGTTCACCCTGGGCGAGGGCCATTACCGCGAAGCGGATGTCAAGGACGCCGCACGCGCTTTCACCGGTTGGAGCCTTGACCGGGAAACGGGCGAGTTCTGCTTTCGCCCCGCGTGGCATGATGGCGGAACCAAAACCATTCTGGGCCAGACCGGTCGTTTCGATGGCGATGCGGTGCTGGATATACTGCTGGCGCAACCGGAGACCGCTGCGCACGTCGTTCGCAAGTTATGGCGTGAGTTCATTTCGCTGCAACCGGATGAGGCGGAAGTGAAGCGTATCGCCGAGGAGTTCCGGAAACAACGCTACGAAATCAGAGCGGCGCTGCGTTGTCTGCTGAATTCGCCAGCGTTCTGGGCGTCGGCCCACCGGGGCGTTCTGGTCAAATCGCCGCTGGATTTCGTGATTGGTCTCCAGCGTCAACTGGACCTCAAAACGCTGGAGCAAAACCAGGTCGTACAACGCGCCGCCCAGTTGGGGCAAAATGTGTTTGCGCCGCCGAATGTCAAAGGCTGGCCAGGCGGCGAGGCATGGCTCGACAGTCGCGCCTTGTTGCTGCGCCGGCAGATTGTGCAGCAATGGTCAATGGCGCGTCGACCGCGCAAACCGCTCGCCCAGAACCTGGATTTCGCTATCAAGCCCTGGATCAGACAATTTGAGTCGGCAGATTGGCGAGAAGCCGCCCAACGCTTGTTGTTGCCACTGCCGCCATTGCGACAACCGGCAGCGATTTTATCACCGATCGAGATCGTGCAAGCCCTGCTGCTGGACCCGGTCTATCAGCTCAAGTAGGCGAAAGGCGAAAGTTCAGGATAACCAGATATGATGATGAAACGCCGTACTTTTTTATTAACCCTGGCAGGCGCTGGCCTGGGGCTGTCGCCGATCCGGAGCCAGACCGCCGCGCCCAGTCCCAACCGGTTATTGATCCTGATTGCGCTCAAGGGCGGCAATGATGGTCTGAATACGCTGATTCCCTACGCTGATCCTCGATATCGAATTCTGCGCCCTGACCTAGCGATTCCTGTCGATCAGGTGGTGAAACTCAGCGAGCAGGAGGGCCTGCATCCACAACTGGCGCCATTGCGGGAGGTTTGGCAAGCTGGGGAACTGGCGCTGGTGCGTGGCGTGGGTTATCCCGAGCCGAATTTGTCCCATTTTCGTTCAATGGACATCTGGGAGACCGCCTCGGCGAGTGACGAAACTTTGACGACCGGTTGGTTAGCGCGTTGCTTTGCCGCGCATTCACCGCCCGCTAATCTGATCGCCGCTGGCGTCGCGGTGGGCAATGATGCAGCCGGTCCCTTACAGGGGAGCGCCAACGCGCTCACCCTGACGGATATTGCTCTGTTTCAGCAACAGGCGCGATGGCTGGGACTCGCTCCGTCGACCGTTCCCCCCAATCCGGCTTTGCGCCACATCGTCGATGTGGAAAACCGGATTCGCCAGGCGGCCAGCCAGCTCAAGCGCGGGCATCGGTTTGAGACGACCTTTCCTGAAGGACCTTTTGGCCGGGCGCTGCGCACCGCCTGCGAAGTCATCGCCAGCCGGAAACGTGCTAGCGTCGCCGTGGTTCATCTGAGTCTGCCTGACTTCGATACGCATGTCCGGCAGGCGCCGAGACAGGGCCGATTGCTCCGGCAACTGGCTGAGGGGCTGGTCAGCCTCCGCGCGGCGTTGCGGGAACTGGGCGTGTGGAATGAGGCGCTGGTGATGACCTATTCCGAATTTGGGCGACGGCCCCAGCAGAACGCCAATCGCGGGACCGATCATGGAACCGCCAGCATACAATTCGTTCTCGGTGGCTCAGTCAGGGGCGGCTTTCATGGAGCAGCGCTGGATTTGACGAACCTGGACGGCAATGGTAATCCACATTTTGTTTTAGATTTCCGCAGCCTGTATGCAACAGTGCTGGAAAAGTGGTGGGGCGTGGAGAGCCGGTCAGTACTGGGCGCGCAATTTGAGACCGTGAAGCTGATCTGATGGGGTTCTTCGAGGGTTCCTGTGGAACTCAATGTACTAATACCATTTACCGATAGATTTTGAATCTTTTTTTCCCTTAGCGACGCTAGGTCTTGGCGGTTCATCCGTTTTTCTGGCTAAACCTAATGGGAATTGGCATAAACAGCATGCGTCGGCGATACTCTCTTCATCGCACCATCTCCTGTCCAGAATGAACGACTCGGCAGTAAGCTGCGGGGTATGAAACAACTCTAATAAACAATCTTGAAGACCGAGGCTCCATGAGCGCCGCTATCGAAGATCAGTTACGTCGCGCTATTCTGACCATCCGCTCGCTGAAGCGTGAAGTTGAGGAACTGCGCGCCGAGCGCCAGCCCGCAATCGCCGTGATCGGTATGGGTTGCCGCTTCCCCGGTGGAGCGGATTCCCCGGCGGCCTTTTGGCGGATGTTGTTGGAAGGCCGCGATGCGATTGTTGAAGTCCCGGCAGATCGTTGGGAGGTGGACGCTTGGTACGATCCGGACCCGGACGCGCCCGGCAAGATGAACACGCGCTGGGGCGGTTTCCTGCGCGATATTGATTGCTTCGATGCGGAGTTTTTCGAGTTGTCGGCCCGCGAAGCGGCAGGGATGGACCCCCAGCAACGCTTATTGCTTGAAGTCGCCTGGGAAGCATTGGAAGACGCGCATATCGCGGCTGACCGGCTGCGCGATAGCCAGACAGGCGTTTATATCGGCATTAATGCCGCCGAATATTACCAGATGGCTCTGGCAAATCCGGCTACGCTCGACGCGCACACGCTTTCCGGGGGGGTCGCCAGCGTCGCCGCCGGACGGCTCTCCTACCTGCTCGGTCTTAACGGTCCTTCAGTGGCGGTGGACACCGCCTGTTCCTCTTCGTTGACCGCTGTGCATTTGGCGGTTCAATCGCTGCGCGCTGGGGAAAGCCGGTTGGCGCTGGCTGGCGGAGTCTATACGGTGCTGCAACCGGAATTGACGGTAGGATTGTCCCGGTTGCACATGATGGCGGCGGACGGTCGCTGCAAGACCTTCGACGCAGCCGCAGATGGCTTTGTCCAGGGCGAGGGCTGCGCGTTGGTCGTCCTTAAGCGTTTGGCCGATGCGCTGACCGATGGTGATTCAATCCAGGCGGTCATTCGCGGTTCGGCCATGAATCAGGATGGGCGCAGCGGCAGCCTGACCGCGCCATCCCGCTCGGCGCAGGTTCAGGTCATCCAGGCGGCGTTAAAGGACGCGGGATTGTCCCCGGAACGGATCGGCTATGTCGAGACGCATGGCACCGGCACCGCGCTTGGCGACCCGATTGAACTTCATGCGCTGGTCGATGCGCTCGGTCCTAACCGTCAGCGCCCGGTCATTTTAGGCGCGGTCAAGACGCAGGTGGGTCACTTAGGTCCGGCGGCGGGCATCGCCGGTCTGGTCAAAGCGGTATTGACGGTCCGCGAGGGCGTGGTCCCACCAAATCTGCATTTCCAGAGGCTTAATCCCAATATCCAAATGGATGGATTCCCAGTGGTTTTCCCGAAAACGCCTACGAGTTGGCCGGCTGGAAAAGGGCCACGCGCCGCAGGCGTGAGTTCGTTCGGATTTTCCGGAACGAATGTGCATGTAATTGTGGAAGAAGCACCGAAAAATAAGGAGATAGCTGTCGACCGCCACGCGCCACTTGCTACTCGCTACTCGCTGCTTTGCCTGTCAGCCCGCGACGAGGCGGCGCTGATTGAGTTGCGCCAGCGTTACCTGGACATTTTGACCGATGAAGCGGACTTCCCGGCGATCTGCCGGACGGCGGCGTTGGGCCGGCGGCATTTTGAATACCGGTTGGCGGTCGTGGCTGAATCAGCGGCGGAAACACGAGCGTTGCTGGTCGAGGCAACCCCGACGCGGATTGCAACGCGACCGCGCGATTCTTCCCCGGTCATCCCGTCGCTGACAACCATGGATGAGCCACGCACCACGCTGCAAGCGGTGGCGGCGCGCTATGTCCACGGTTTGCCGATCGATTGGGCGACGCTGTTTGGCCCTGGCGCTCGCGCCCCCGCGCCGACCTATCCTTTTCAGCGCCGGCGCTATTGGCGCGATGTGGCCAAAATCCCCCCTAACCCCCCTTTTGCAAAGGGGGGGACTGAAGGGTTACGGTTGGGCGAGAAGGGAGAGCGCTGGTTGCCGGGAACTTGCCTGATATCGCCCGCACCGGAAACCCAGTTCCAATTGCCGATCGGACTCGACCGGTTTCCCTGG from Gammaproteobacteria bacterium includes the following:
- a CDS encoding DUF1800 domain-containing protein produces the protein MIQRLLFFCLFGYNATVGAAGMGLADAWHLLARTGFGPTWPEIREFAALSRTEGIDRLLTASRVQAVTPPPAWVAVYPPPVALRDLSPQEQQRRQQVKREQGRELRVWWLTEMRNAPTPLTEHMTLFWHNHFTSALPKVSSPVLMYRQNVLLRHHALRRFDVLLHEIAKDPAMLIYLDGAVNRKRQPNENFAREVMELFTLGEGHYREADVKDAARAFTGWSLDRETGEFCFRPAWHDGGTKTILGQTGRFDGDAVLDILLAQPETAAHVVRKLWREFISLQPDEAEVKRIAEEFRKQRYEIRAALRCLLNSPAFWASAHRGVLVKSPLDFVIGLQRQLDLKTLEQNQVVQRAAQLGQNVFAPPNVKGWPGGEAWLDSRALLLRRQIVQQWSMARRPRKPLAQNLDFAIKPWIRQFESADWREAAQRLLLPLPPLRQPAAILSPIEIVQALLLDPVYQLK
- a CDS encoding DUF1501 domain-containing protein → MKRRTFLLTLAGAGLGLSPIRSQTAAPSPNRLLILIALKGGNDGLNTLIPYADPRYRILRPDLAIPVDQVVKLSEQEGLHPQLAPLREVWQAGELALVRGVGYPEPNLSHFRSMDIWETASASDETLTTGWLARCFAAHSPPANLIAAGVAVGNDAAGPLQGSANALTLTDIALFQQQARWLGLAPSTVPPNPALRHIVDVENRIRQAASQLKRGHRFETTFPEGPFGRALRTACEVIASRKRASVAVVHLSLPDFDTHVRQAPRQGRLLRQLAEGLVSLRAALRELGVWNEALVMTYSEFGRRPQQNANRGTDHGTASIQFVLGGSVRGGFHGAALDLTNLDGNGNPHFVLDFRSLYATVLEKWWGVESRSVLGAQFETVKLI